The window AGTTACTTACCCCTGACGAGGAGTTATCTAACCTTATTAATAGTGAATATTATTATAACGCGTGGTTCACCCCCGAAAATACATTGCAGGCAATAAAAGCCATTGGGGGTGCACTAAACGAGGCAGATATTGCCACCTGGTTAAATAAGTATCCCGAGCCTGCAAGCGGCAACCCTAAAAAAGTAGGACTGATATTGGCAGGGAATATACCGCTTGTTGGTTTTCATGATGTGCTTTGCGTACTGGCATCGGGTAACCACGCACTTATAAAAGCTTCAACCCAGGATGCGCGTTTAATAAAGCATGTATTAAAAATGCTGGTGGCTATTGAGCCTGCTTTCGCTGATCAATTCACTTTTGTAGAACGACTGGTTGATTTTGACGCAGTAATAGCCACGGGGAGTAACAATTCATCGCGTTATTTCGATTATTACTTTGGTAAAGTGCCAAATATTATTCGCAAGAACAGGAATAGTGTGGCGATATTAACAGGCAACGAAACCACCGCTCAGTTAAATGAATTAGGCCATGATATATTTGATTACTTCGGGCTTGGCTGCCGTAATGTATCAAAGCTATTGGTACCCGGCGGATATAATTTCAACAAATTTTTCGAATCAATTGAAAGTTATCAACCCATCATCAATCATCATAAATACAATAATAATTACGATTACAATAAATCGATATACTTAGTTAATAGTGATAAGCATTTGGATAATGGCTTTTTGTTGGTAAAGGAAGATGAACGTATGGCATCGCCGCTGGCAGTTGTGTTTTTTGAATATTATAAAGATGAACACGCCGTTAATGCAATGCTATCCCGCGAAAGCGAAAATATACAGTGCATAGTAAGCAATTTGCCTTTGCAGGTAAATAACCAGGTGGTTGATTTTGGCCAAAGCCAGCACCCGGCCCTGTGGGATTATGCCGATGGGGTGGATACAATGGATTTTTTGTCAAATCTTTAAAATAACAATACATTTGGGGCAGGGAAGTTAAAAGTAATAAGTCAGATCGATTCTTATAACTTCAGACTAATGGCTTTGGACTAAAGACTTAAGAGTGTATATTATAAAAGTTAAAGGCGTTGCCAAAATACCCGACTATGTGCAGCTGCGCGATGATAGATTTACATTGCTGGCTTATTTTAGGGTAGACCGCCCCGAGAAACACCTGGATAAAAT of the Mucilaginibacter boryungensis genome contains:
- a CDS encoding fructose-6-phosphate aldolase — its product is MYIIKVKGVAKIPDYVQLRDDRFTLLAYFRVDRPEKHLDKIGLGEKQAYIMDLIKDLPFGQILKLEL
- a CDS encoding acyl-CoA reductase, with protein sequence MSKFKKNQIISTFSLLGQQLLTPDEELSNLINSEYYYNAWFTPENTLQAIKAIGGALNEADIATWLNKYPEPASGNPKKVGLILAGNIPLVGFHDVLCVLASGNHALIKASTQDARLIKHVLKMLVAIEPAFADQFTFVERLVDFDAVIATGSNNSSRYFDYYFGKVPNIIRKNRNSVAILTGNETTAQLNELGHDIFDYFGLGCRNVSKLLVPGGYNFNKFFESIESYQPIINHHKYNNNYDYNKSIYLVNSDKHLDNGFLLVKEDERMASPLAVVFFEYYKDEHAVNAMLSRESENIQCIVSNLPLQVNNQVVDFGQSQHPALWDYADGVDTMDFLSNL